A single window of Deltaproteobacteria bacterium DNA harbors:
- a CDS encoding MFS transporter: MNDTAPRYSPRYVNLVIALLAGAVFVEFFHRQTLAVAMKALGDEFDASDKQLGLLVTAFAVAYGVCAPLLGRLADRLSRRAIYATGIAVWSAATLLGGLAPGFAAFFATRLITGSGQASAGATNSPLLVDYVAPERRGGVMALANAGATVGALAAGALGFLGVLEAFGWRGFFLGAGVFGLAFAALFAWLLKEPPRGWSEGRAFTPAAPVPLREVGALVAQRPALLHAYLGTILTSVAIFASAQWVVAFFERVHGMSNSQASLGLVWAAIVSTIGAVAGGIVTNREWGANPRAVLLTPALCCLLACPALFVGASTEHATLSVVLYSLAGGLSLVHSAPAGAAMQGMIPDRMRGFVSSLIASLITLIGLGGGPFLAGALSDAFGGAANPASLGKALAWTSLLYVWAALHFVLASRTLKRDLDANAAG, from the coding sequence GTGAACGACACCGCGCCCCGCTACTCGCCGCGCTACGTCAACCTCGTGATCGCGCTGCTCGCGGGCGCGGTGTTCGTGGAGTTCTTCCACCGCCAGACCCTTGCCGTCGCGATGAAGGCGCTCGGCGACGAGTTCGACGCTTCCGACAAGCAGCTCGGCCTGCTCGTCACCGCGTTCGCCGTCGCGTACGGCGTGTGCGCGCCGCTGCTCGGGCGACTCGCGGACCGGCTCTCGCGTCGAGCGATCTACGCGACGGGCATCGCGGTGTGGAGCGCAGCGACGCTGCTCGGCGGGCTCGCGCCAGGCTTCGCCGCGTTCTTCGCGACGCGCCTGATCACCGGATCGGGCCAAGCCAGCGCCGGCGCGACGAACAGCCCACTCCTGGTCGACTACGTCGCGCCGGAGCGGCGCGGCGGCGTGATGGCGCTCGCGAACGCGGGCGCCACGGTGGGCGCACTCGCTGCGGGCGCGCTCGGCTTCCTGGGCGTGCTCGAAGCGTTCGGCTGGCGCGGCTTCTTCCTCGGCGCCGGCGTATTCGGGCTCGCCTTCGCCGCGCTGTTTGCGTGGCTGCTGAAGGAGCCACCGCGCGGCTGGTCCGAGGGGCGCGCATTCACGCCCGCCGCGCCGGTCCCCCTGCGCGAAGTGGGCGCGCTCGTCGCGCAGCGCCCCGCTCTGCTGCACGCGTATCTCGGCACGATCCTCACGAGCGTCGCAATCTTCGCCTCGGCGCAGTGGGTCGTGGCGTTCTTCGAGCGCGTGCACGGCATGTCGAACTCGCAGGCTTCGCTCGGCCTCGTATGGGCCGCGATCGTCAGCACGATCGGCGCGGTCGCCGGCGGCATCGTCACGAATCGCGAGTGGGGCGCGAATCCGCGGGCCGTGCTGCTCACCCCCGCGCTGTGCTGCCTGCTTGCGTGCCCCGCTCTGTTCGTCGGCGCATCCACCGAGCACGCGACGCTCTCCGTCGTGCTCTACTCGCTCGCCGGCGGCCTCTCGCTCGTGCACAGCGCGCCGGCGGGCGCCGCGATGCAGGGCATGATCCCCGATCGTATGCGAGGCTTCGTGTCCTCGTTGATCGCGTCCCTAATCACTCTGATCGGACTCGGCGGCGGGCCCTTCCTCGCAGGGGCATTGTCCGATGCCTTCGGCGGCGCCGCGAACCCCGCGAGCCTCGGCAAAGCGCTCGCGTGGACCTCGCTGCTCTACGTGTGGGCCGCGCTGCACTTCGTGCTGGCCTCGCGCACGCTGAAGCGCGACCTCGACGCGAACGCAGCCGGCTGA